The following are from one region of the Nicotiana tabacum cultivar K326 chromosome 3, ASM71507v2, whole genome shotgun sequence genome:
- the LOC107812393 gene encoding V-type proton ATPase subunit F isoform X1, whose product MTNRTPIKTSNSALIAMIADEDTITGFLLAGVGNVDLRRKTNYLIVDSKATVKQIEDAFKEFTTREDIAIVLISQYVANMIRFLVDSYNKPIPAILEIPSKDHPYDPAHDSVLSRVKYLFSTESVASGRR is encoded by the exons ATGACTAACCGAACTCCAATTAAAACCAGCAACTCTGCACTTATTGCTATGATTGCTGATGAG GATACAATTACTGGATTTTTACTGGCTGGAGTTGGCAATGTTGATTTGAGGAGGAAAACAAATTATCTCATTGTGGATTCAA AAGCAACGGTGAAGCAGATTGAAGATGCTTTTAAGGAATTCACCACAAGAGAAGATATTGCAATCGTGTTAATCAGCCAATAT GTTGCCAACATGATAAGATTTTTGGTTGATAGCTACAACAAACCAATTCCAGCCATTCTGGAGATTCCATCAAAGGACCATCCCTATGATCCTGCCCATGACTCTGTTCTTTCACGAGTGAAGTATCTCTTCTCTACTGAATCAGTGGCATCTGGAAGGCGTTGA
- the LOC107812393 gene encoding V-type proton ATPase subunit F isoform X2: protein MTNRTPIKTSNSALIAMIADEDTITGFLLAGVGNVDLRRKTNYLIVDSTTVKQIEDAFKEFTTREDIAIVLISQYVANMIRFLVDSYNKPIPAILEIPSKDHPYDPAHDSVLSRVKYLFSTESVASGRR from the exons ATGACTAACCGAACTCCAATTAAAACCAGCAACTCTGCACTTATTGCTATGATTGCTGATGAG GATACAATTACTGGATTTTTACTGGCTGGAGTTGGCAATGTTGATTTGAGGAGGAAAACAAATTATCTCATTGTGGATTCAA CAACGGTGAAGCAGATTGAAGATGCTTTTAAGGAATTCACCACAAGAGAAGATATTGCAATCGTGTTAATCAGCCAATAT GTTGCCAACATGATAAGATTTTTGGTTGATAGCTACAACAAACCAATTCCAGCCATTCTGGAGATTCCATCAAAGGACCATCCCTATGATCCTGCCCATGACTCTGTTCTTTCACGAGTGAAGTATCTCTTCTCTACTGAATCAGTGGCATCTGGAAGGCGTTGA